The genomic DNA GGCTATGGAGGAAGAGGGCTTAGACGTCCTCATATGCCGCAATCCGGAGAACGTGCTTTACGTATCAGGCTACTGGCCTGTTACAGGCTGGTCTCTAGCGGTCCTACCTCTAGACGGCGAACCAACCCTTATAGTCCCGGTGTCCGAGCTTGATTATGCCAGGGAGGGCTGGGTCAGGGATATCAGAGCATACGAGACGGAGCGGTTAGACAAGCTGTGGAACCCCTATAAGCATATGAGTGACATCCTAGCCAGCCTCGGTCTACCTAGAGGTGTTAAAGTCGGTTGTGAGCTAGGCTTTGAGACCACCGCCACAAACAGCGTCGTCGGAGAGGTTAACTATGCGGGTAAACCTACTTTCGACCTCATCGAGAACGTTTTAAACGCCGAGCTGGTTGACGCCTCAGAGATGCTGACCAGGCTTAGGATGGTTAAATCCAGCTATGAGGTCTCCAAGATGGAGGTGGCGGCGGAGCTAGCGGGTTTGGCTATGGAAAAGCTCTTAGAACATCTAGAAGAGGGTGTCAGGGAGTGCGAGCTTGCAGCGTCGGCTGAGGAGGCTGTCTACGGCCTTGGCGTCGGGTTTAAGGGGGCTAAGCGGGCCAGGGGGTTCGCCTTTGTCATGTCTGGGGTCAACTCTTCAAGAGCATGGTATCCCTTCAACATATCGACAGATAGAAGGATCCGTAGGGGGGATGTCGTGCTTCTCGAGTTTAACGTATGCGTGGACGGCTACTGGGTGGACTTTACGAGGACCTGGGTTCTAGGTAAGCCCTCTAGAGAGCAGGAGGATATGTTCACCACGCTCGTAGAGGCTCAGGAGAGGGTTTACCGGCTTGAATCTCCAGGCTTATCTGCGTCTGTCGTCGACGGTTTTGCTCGAAGCCTTATAGCAGAGAGGGGGTACTCGAAGCTCTTTCCCCACCGGTTAGGTCATGGAATAGGTTTAAGAATTCACGAGGCCCCGGATATTCATCCGGCTTCGAGGGACACCTTAGTGAAAGGGGTTGTTCATACGGTGGAGCCTGGGCTTTATACGAGCAGATTCGGTATAAGGCTTGAAGACGTTGTGGTCGTTGAGGATAAAGGGATTAGAAACCTTTTCGACGGATTCAAAGACCTAAACATAAGAAAATAGACTTTGTAACAAATAGGACGTTAGGTAAAATATTAGGGGTTTTCGGGAAGTCATAGGTTGGATACGTTTTCAAGGAATACTATGAACATCTTCCCGTTCAAACCGTTTTCTTTCCGGGGGGCCCACGGTTTCCCGATTATATCGGGAAGCCCGTTTCCCGTTATATCTCCGACTAAGGCTTCATGTCCGCCGAAGTTTTTATCCAGGATAACGTGCTCTCTCCATACCTCTCCCTTGCCGTCGACGTTCTCCCATATGTACCAACGTGGCGGTTGGTCTCCAAGAACCGCCTCCATCTCGCATGAGAAGACGTCGAGGTCTCCGTCTCCGTCGAGGTCGCCTACGTGTAGACTATGGAATGCTCCCCGACGTGGTCTTCCGTCAAAGATCACATGTCGTCTCCAGGCTAGGCCGCGGCCGTCTAGGTTTTCCATCCACCAGACCCTTCCACCGGGTGTTTCAGCGTCTGTGTAGACTATGTCGTTTTTCCCATCTCCATTGATGTCGCAGACCACGCATTTGGTAGCGTTGACCGCGAAGGGAAGGTCTGGTGGAGCCGGTGTGCTTTCGATCGGGATGGTATGCTGAACCCACTCCGTACCGTCACCGTTTACGTTCTCGAACCACACGTTGCTACGTACCACGTCTAGGTCTCCATCCCCATCTATGTCGCCCACCGCAACCCCGGCGTGGACAGCCGGGCCTATATCATGCCGGATCCAAGGCTCCTCCGGGTTCTCGGGTATCTTGTACCAGCGGAGGTTGTTACGGTCTGACATCGTGACAACTTCTAAACATCCGTCTCCGTCTATGTCCGCAGCCACTATATCATGGATCGAGTCGAGACGTGGGTCGAACACGATCCTCTTGAAGGGACGGGTGGGTGTCCTAGAGTTGCGGTACCAGGCTCCTCCTGTGACGAAGTCGACGTAGCCGTCTCCGTCCACGTCGAACGCGCATCCCCCCACGTCAGACGGCGAGTATTCACCGAGTAGATAACGTTCCCACCGGTCGGGTGAACGGTATTTATACCAGTATATCTCACCGAACCGTCTTCCGACGATATACTCTAACCGTCCGTCCCTGTCGAGGTCAGCTAACGCCGTCTGGGCCCATCCAGCTACCGCCGGCAAACTATCGTCGATGATGTGAGGTTTAAACTTGAACTTAGAATCCAAGCCCTACGTCCCCTCCTATGGATATGTCGGTTATAGGTTGCGTATATAGCTTAGCCCCCAGGGATACTCACCAGCGTCTATCGTGTAAAAACTAGGGGAAGGGAGGTCTACGAAGCCGTCACCAGCTTAACACGACCTCCAAGTCTCTCCCAGGACTCAGTTTGACGGCATTCTCCAGCTTAACCCTAACCCTCCCATCACCCTCAGCCTCCAGACAGGTCTCGACACGTTCACCGGCTAGCGAAGTCTCCACCTTCACCTTACTAAGGTCCAATTCTGCCGGTAGCTTCAATACTATGCTTCTAACCTCCAGCTCACCATGTCTTAGCTTAACGAGGTCTCTCTGGATATCACCGTCTCTAGTTTGGATGAGGCTTCCCCATGAGCCGTTAGCAGCAAATGGTGCTTTAAACTTATTCTCCGAGACCCGTGGTGTGAACGTTATCCTATCCTCAGACGCGTCGTAGCTGAACCCCTCTAGAGCCATCAGCAAAGCCCATACATCCATAGCCCTGTAGTAGTGTCCACCGCACTCTATGTGGTTCCAAGGCAATCCAACCCTGGCGTATCGGTCGTAGACGTTCTTGGCCACGGCTAATCCCTCCTCCACCAGCCCCTCCTGAACCATTAAACTGGCGACCGCGTACTCCGTACCCGTCCAAGGTGTGTCGGGCTGGCTTCCAACCCTCCATGGCATACCCACTTTATTGGGGTAGGTCATGTCGCCGTTCATGGCGGGTCTTACACCGACCTTGGGGTAGGAGCCGTTTATCAGCCCCTCGTCGGGCTTCATGTTGTACCTTAAAACGGCTTTCAAAGCCGATATGATGCGTCTTTTCTCGGCTATCGGAGGTAGTTCCGTCAGGTTGGCGTACCATTGGCCGCATAGCTGATCTGTCATACATCCGTCGTCTCCAACGCCGCTTATGGGGTCGTACCAGAGGCTGTAATACTCCCCGTTCCAAAGCATCTCCTCGAAGTTCCTCCTAGCCTCCTGGTAGATGGCTTTAACCTTCTCTGCATACTCGAAGTCGCCTAGGGTCTTGGCCATCGCTTCGGCAGCCTTCAGAGCCGAAAGCCATATGCCGCATACGTAGGCCGAGTAGCCTAAGAAGCTCCAAACATCATAGGTCTGAAAGCCCATAGGCATCGTTAAGACCCCTCTCATAAACTCGAAGCCTGACGGTGCATAATGGTATGGAAGCTTCTTACCCGCAGGATCCATGGTTCTTAGGACGTTATCCAAGGCCTCTTTAACGCTCTCCCAAAGCTCTCTTAGGTAGGATTCATCGCCTGTCCATAGAAAGTCCCTATAGACTAGCAGAGCATATTTAGGCATCAGGTCTACCATGTGGTATGCATCGACCTCTTTGAAGGTTCCCGGGAAGAAGTGCGGTATCCTCCCCCTCGGGTCGAGACCCGTCTCCTTAACGACCTCTAGCAAAGCCTCCTTCCACCTCTTCGGGTCTGAGAGTATCCTTGGGTCTTTCAAAGCCTTCTTAGCTAGGGCGAGCCTGTTCTCGGGAAAACCTAGTACATAGTCTTCATACCTCGGGCTATCAGGCTTGAGCTGGAAACTAGCGGTTAGACGTATCTGACGTTTCTCGAGTTCGGGGAAGAGAAGGGCTATCGGTATGGATCCGTAGAACGTCACGTCGAGGGTTTCAAGCCCGCAGCATCCTGGTCCACCCTCCCAGAGGGCGAAAACCCCGTCTTTGGTGAAGAAGCTGCTTTTCACAAGGGTCGTGAGTTGGGCGGAGACCGCGTCGACTATCCAGTAGTCTAGGCTCGTATCGTAGAGCGTTTCATGGAAGAGACCGGTAATCTTTCTGAGCCTTTCGAGGTTCGAAGCCACGTAAGCCGCGACGTCTGAAGCGTCTTTGAACCAGTTCTCATACATGTGGCCTATGAGGTTTCCTTTCGTATCTATGTGGTTGGGGAAGAACCATGACAGGGTGAATACCATCTCCTTCTCCTCACCGGGCTCTAGAGAGGTTTTAGAGCAGAGAAGACCATAGACCTCCTCGAGGCTAGATGTCTCCGATTGACTGGATTCTAAGAGGCCGTCGCTTCTCAGGTCGACCCACATCCTCTTAAAAGCCTGATTCCTAGCGGGTAACCCGGCTTCGAAGGAGGCGTTCGGGTCTAACACCGTTAAAGCCATGGAGCCGCCGTAGGTGGGATGGGTCTCAGGCACACCTTCGGCTGACATATGAATCGTTACCCTGTCAGTCTCCTTTGAAACCTTGTTTACGCATCTCCTACCTTGGACAAACCGGCCGACCGGGTTTTTCAGGCATGCTAGGATGCTTATTTCGACCGGTTTATCCATGGGGTTGCTGAGTTTAAACACGAACACAGCGACGGGGAGGCTTGAATCCTTCACCTCGCCTGGTATGAAGGGTGAGAAGGCCTCCAGCTTAACCTTAACGGGTAAGGTCTGGTCCAAGTAGTCTAACGTTGCAAGCGGGTATTCTCCCACGTACTCGATCGATTCCACGCCTTTAACCCATGGAAGCGTGTATGGGTCGTATCCGAGTTCCAAGTCCATAGCTCCGAAGCCTAAAATCCGTACGATGGGTATATCACCCTCAGGCTTGGCTCTGACGGCGAAGAAGAAGTCGTTTGGACGCATGAATTCCTCTTGCTCTCTTTCCCATGGAGCCCCGCCGCAGCGCCAGGGTTTATTGTTGAATATCTGCCACTCATAGAATTTTCCATCAGCCCTTATCTCGAAGCTCCCGGTTCCTATACCTCCGAGGGGTATCCCAGACTCCGGTATGGGTTTGGTAACATATCTCACAGTCAGACACCGACAACTTAGTAGGCGTAACTCTCTGAAAAGTCCTCCCTCTATAGATTTTCCATGATAAATTATCCGAGGTAATGGTCTATGCCGCCTTTATTTTATCCCCAGTATATGCTTGACGTGCGCTATGTCTTCCTCAGCCTCCTCTTCGCTCATGAACCCGACGCATATCCCTGAGACACCCTTCTGGCTGAAGACCCACTCGAGCCATTCTCTGATTTTACCCTCGTCAAACCTTCCGCTCGCGAGGGGTTTGATCGCTATAACCGGTCTCCTCGTCCTACTTATGGCTTCCAGGATAGACTCCATGGTCGGGTACATGTAGAACCCCATCTTATTAACAGGGGTAACGAACAACGACACGTCGTAATCCCCCTCATCGACCAGCCTCAACCTATCACCGTTGTGACACGCCAAACCAGGAACCCTACCGCTCCTCCTGAT from Candidatus Bathyarchaeota archaeon includes the following:
- a CDS encoding aminopeptidase P family protein, which gives rise to AMEEEGLDVLICRNPENVLYVSGYWPVTGWSLAVLPLDGEPTLIVPVSELDYAREGWVRDIRAYETERLDKLWNPYKHMSDILASLGLPRGVKVGCELGFETTATNSVVGEVNYAGKPTFDLIENVLNAELVDASEMLTRLRMVKSSYEVSKMEVAAELAGLAMEKLLEHLEEGVRECELAASAEEAVYGLGVGFKGAKRARGFAFVMSGVNSSRAWYPFNISTDRRIRRGDVVLLEFNVCVDGYWVDFTRTWVLGKPSREQEDMFTTLVEAQERVYRLESPGLSASVVDGFARSLIAERGYSKLFPHRLGHGIGLRIHEAPDIHPASRDTLVKGVVHTVEPGLYTSRFGIRLEDVVVVEDKGIRNLFDGFKDLNIRK
- a CDS encoding VCBS repeat-containing protein — translated: MDSKFKFKPHIIDDSLPAVAGWAQTALADLDRDGRLEYIVGRRFGEIYWYKYRSPDRWERYLLGEYSPSDVGGCAFDVDGDGYVDFVTGGAWYRNSRTPTRPFKRIVFDPRLDSIHDIVAADIDGDGCLEVVTMSDRNNLRWYKIPENPEEPWIRHDIGPAVHAGVAVGDIDGDGDLDVVRSNVWFENVNGDGTEWVQHTIPIESTPAPPDLPFAVNATKCVVCDINGDGKNDIVYTDAETPGGRVWWMENLDGRGLAWRRHVIFDGRPRRGAFHSLHVGDLDGDGDLDVFSCEMEAVLGDQPPRWYIWENVDGKGEVWREHVILDKNFGGHEALVGDITGNGLPDIIGKPWAPRKENGLNGKMFIVFLENVSNL